From a single Nicotiana tabacum cultivar K326 chromosome 8, ASM71507v2, whole genome shotgun sequence genomic region:
- the LOC107827878 gene encoding large ribosomal subunit protein uL16, producing the protein MGRRPARCYRQIKNKPYPKSRFCRGVPDPKIRIYDVGMKKKGVDEFPFCVHLVSWEKENVSSEALEAARIACNKYMTKSAGKDAFHLRVRVHPFHVLRINKMLSCAGADRLQTGMRGAFGKPQGVCARVAIGQVLLSVRCKDGNSNHAQEALRRAKFKFPGRQKIIVSRKWGFTKFSRTDYLKYKSENRIVPDGVNAKLLGCHGRLAARQPGRAFLEAV; encoded by the exons ATGGGGAGAA GACCTGCAAGATGTTACCGCCAGATTAAGAACAAGCCTTACCCAAAATCACGGTTTTGCCGTGGTGTCCCTGATCCAAAGATTAGGATCTATGATGTGGGCATGAAGAAAAAGggagttgatgagtttcctttCTGTGTGCATTTGGTCAGTTGGGAGAAGGAGAATGTCTCTAGTGAGGCACTTGAAGCTGCCCGTATTGCGTGCAACAAGTACATgaccaagtctgctgggaaggATGCCTTCCACCTTAGGGTCAGGGTTCATCCTTTCCATGTTTTGCGTATTAACAAGATGTTGTCATGTGCTGGAGCTGATAGGCTCCAAACTGGCATGAGGGGAGCTTTTGGTAAGCCACAGGGTGTTTGTGCTCGTGTTGCAATTGGTCAGGTTCTTCTCTCTGTTCGCTGCAAAGATGGAAACAGTAACCATGCACAAGAGGCTCTGCGTCGTGCAAAGTTTAAGTTTCCTGGCCGACAAAAGATCATTGTCAGCAGAAAGTG GGGTTTCACTAAGTTTAGCCGTACCGATTATCTGAAATACAAGTCAGAGAACCGTATTGTCCCGGATGGTGTCAATGCAAAG cTTCTTGGCTGCCATGGTAGACTTGCTGCACGTCAACCTGGAAGGGCCTTTCTAGAGGCTGTTTAG